A single window of Tamandua tetradactyla isolate mTamTet1 chromosome 25, mTamTet1.pri, whole genome shotgun sequence DNA harbors:
- the LOC143668887 gene encoding uncharacterized protein LOC143668887, whose product MPNLRHKRFHTRKKPYACKECEKTFSHKSHLTEHEKTHNGEKEYECKECGKVFSQKQYLVKHWNIHTGEKPYICSECGKAFNQKENLITHHRIHTGEKPYECDGCGKAFIQKSSLTTHQRRHTGEKPFICKKCGKAFSDKSNLTEHEKIHIEEKPYKCNECGTAFSQRQYLIKHYNIHTGEKPYECNKCGKAFSQITSLIVHVRIHTGDKPYECNICGKAFSQSSSLTVHIRSHTGEKPYGCDDCGKAFSQFSTLALHARIHTGEKPYQCSVCGKAFSQKSHHIRHQRIHTH is encoded by the coding sequence ATGCCAAATCTCAGACATAAGAGATTTCATACTAGAAAGAAACCTTATGCATGTAAGGAATGTGAAAAAACTTTTAGTCATAAATCACATCTCACAGAGCATGAGAAAACTCACaatggagagaaagaatatgaatgtaaagaatgtgggaaagtcttcagCCAAAAACAATATCTCGTTAAACATTGGAACAtacatactggagaaaaaccctatataTGCAGTGAGTGTGGAAAAGCCTTTAACCAGAAGGAAAACTTGATTACCCATCATAGAatccatactggagagaaaccttatgaatgtgatggatgtgggaaagctttcattcagaAATCAAGCCTCACTACACACCAGAGAAgacatactggagagaaaccctttaTATGTAagaaatgtgggaaagccttcagcgaCAAATCTAATCTCACCGAGCATGAGAAAATTCACATAGAAGAGAAAccttataaatgtaatgaatgtggaacaGCCTTCAGCCAGAGGCAGTATCTCATTAAACATTACAacattcatactggagagaaaccctatgaatgtaataaatgtgggaaagccttttcTCAAATCACATCACTAATTGTACATGTGAGAATTCATACAGGTGATAAACCTTATGAGTGTAATATATGTGGGAAAGCATTCTCTCAAAGTTCATCTCTTACTGTACATATTAGAAGTCATACAGGTGAGAAGCCTTATGGTTGTGATGATTGTGGAAAAGCCTTTTCTCAGTTCTCAACTCTTGCTTTACATGCAAGAATCCATACGGGTGAGAAGCCTTATCAGTGTAGTGTGTGTGGAAAAGCTTTTAGCCAGAAGTCACACCATATTagacatcagagaattcatactcaTTAA